One stretch of Cohnella algarum DNA includes these proteins:
- a CDS encoding helix-turn-helix domain-containing protein, with amino-acid sequence MNIGSRIAFLREKQGWTQEELSSSLGISRAALSHYEKNRREPDTETLTKIADIFKVSLDYLVGRTQNPNSTLETDVRQFVEDLELSDQELLERFSLTIDGRKLSPEEARRFIAFVRAERQLNQ; translated from the coding sequence ATGAATATCGGCAGCCGTATTGCATTCCTTAGGGAGAAACAAGGCTGGACCCAGGAGGAGCTCTCGTCTTCCCTCGGAATATCGCGCGCAGCCCTTTCCCACTATGAGAAAAACAGAAGAGAGCCCGATACGGAGACGCTGACGAAAATCGCGGACATTTTCAAAGTTTCTCTGGATTACCTGGTAGGACGTACCCAAAATCCGAATTCGACGTTGGAGACGGACGTTCGGCAGTTCGTTGAAGATCTTGAGCTCTCCGATCAGGAACTGCTCGAACGCTTCTCCCTTACGATTGACGGCCGCAAGCTTTCGCCGGAGGAGGCCAGGCGATTCATCGCCTTCGTCAGAGCGGAACGTCAATTAAACCAATAA